Proteins encoded within one genomic window of Haloplanus vescus:
- a CDS encoding nicotinate phosphoribosyltransferase, whose translation MPPFDIVGPDAIRDGTATDAYFSRTETTLRHAERNPTVVAEVTADQFPDGDFELFAGVKDAASLLSGLDVDVDAMCEGQLFDGGPVLRIEGSYLEFARFETSLLGFLSHASGMATNALEARRAAPDSTVLSFGARHVHPSIAATVERSALLAGFDGFSHVAAGDVLGREAGGTMPHALLICFGRGEQERAWRAFDEAVAPDVPRVALCDTYSDEVDEVLRAVETLGDDLDSVRIDTTGSRRGDLKHIVREVRWELNARGHGDIDVFVSGGLGPAELRHLRDVADGFGVGGHVSNADPVDFALDIVEVDGEPAAKRGKLSGTKQVYRTPDGGHHVGLAAREGPEGGEPLLEPLIRDGEVVREFDLDAATTRALADAEAVGFGTDA comes from the coding sequence ATGCCACCGTTCGACATCGTCGGTCCCGACGCCATCCGCGACGGGACGGCGACCGACGCGTATTTCTCGCGGACGGAGACGACGCTTCGACACGCCGAGCGGAACCCGACCGTCGTCGCGGAAGTGACGGCCGACCAGTTCCCCGACGGCGACTTCGAACTGTTCGCGGGCGTGAAAGACGCTGCGTCGCTGCTCTCGGGGCTGGACGTCGACGTCGACGCGATGTGCGAGGGACAGCTGTTCGACGGCGGCCCCGTCCTCCGCATCGAGGGGTCGTATCTGGAGTTCGCCCGCTTCGAAACCTCACTACTCGGCTTCCTCTCGCACGCCAGCGGCATGGCGACGAACGCGCTGGAGGCACGGCGGGCCGCCCCCGACTCGACGGTGCTCTCCTTCGGCGCGCGGCACGTCCACCCGTCGATTGCGGCGACGGTCGAGCGGAGCGCGTTGCTCGCCGGCTTCGACGGCTTCTCGCACGTCGCGGCGGGGGACGTGCTCGGCCGAGAAGCGGGCGGGACGATGCCCCACGCGCTCCTCATCTGTTTCGGGCGCGGAGAGCAGGAGCGAGCGTGGCGGGCGTTCGACGAGGCCGTCGCCCCCGACGTGCCGCGGGTGGCGCTCTGTGACACCTACAGCGACGAGGTTGACGAGGTGTTGCGCGCCGTCGAGACGCTGGGCGACGACCTGGATAGCGTCCGCATCGACACGACGGGGTCGCGCCGGGGCGACCTCAAACACATCGTCCGCGAGGTGCGCTGGGAACTCAACGCGCGCGGGCACGGCGACATCGACGTGTTCGTGAGCGGCGGCCTCGGCCCCGCGGAACTGCGCCACCTGCGTGACGTAGCGGACGGGTTCGGCGTCGGCGGCCACGTCTCGAACGCCGACCCGGTGGACTTCGCCCTCGACATCGTCGAAGTCGACGGCGAACCCGCGGCCAAGCGGGGGAAACTCTCGGGGACCAAGCAGGTGTATCGGACGCCGGACGGCGGCCACCACGTCGGCCTCGCGGCGCGCGAGGGACCGGAGGGGGGTGAGCCGCTGCTCGAACCGCTGATTCGCGACGGCGAGGTGGTTCGGGAGTTCGATTTGGACGCGGCGACAACGCGAGCGCTGGCCGACGCCGAAGCTGTCGGGTTCGGAACGGACGCGTAG
- a CDS encoding TIGR00296 family protein, protein MSEAQPVHLSYDDGARAVELAREAVEAYVLQGQREQPGSMRDAFYARTGAFVRITSTRGRGRLRGCAGAYRGSDQLGHAIVDAAITAASGDSCGSEVEPPELESLNISVCIVCNHVLTSDPLADIDLGTHGVAIDANGQHAWMYPTLPVENDWNEEQFLTHACRKAGISPVAWQDEDTMITLFEGQVFRERADGGSVEQL, encoded by the coding sequence ATGTCCGAGGCGCAGCCGGTACACCTTTCTTACGACGATGGGGCCCGAGCGGTCGAACTGGCTCGTGAAGCCGTCGAGGCATACGTGCTTCAAGGCCAGCGCGAACAACCGGGAAGCATGCGAGACGCATTCTACGCCCGCACCGGGGCGTTCGTCCGCATCACCTCCACACGCGGCCGTGGTCGTCTCCGCGGCTGTGCCGGTGCGTATCGCGGCTCCGACCAACTCGGCCACGCCATCGTCGACGCGGCCATCACCGCCGCTTCCGGTGACTCCTGTGGCTCCGAAGTCGAACCCCCCGAACTCGAGAGCCTCAACATCTCCGTCTGTATCGTCTGTAATCACGTCCTCACCAGCGACCCCCTCGCCGACATCGACCTCGGAACCCACGGCGTCGCCATCGACGCCAACGGGCAACACGCGTGGATGTACCCCACGCTTCCCGTCGAGAACGACTGGAACGAAGAGCAGTTCCTCACGCACGCCTGCCGCAAAGCCGGCATCTCGCCCGTCGCGTGGCAGGACGAGGACACTATGATTACGCTGTTCGAGGGACAGGTCTTCCGCGAGCGCGCAGACGGCGGCAGCGTCGAACAGCTGTAG
- a CDS encoding glycerophosphodiester phosphodiesterase: MTTTIAHRGFAGVNPENTVGAVRAASAAGADRVEIDVVACADGTPVVFHDAHLDDDGESRGVTDGSGAVHDLSPETVTAASVYGSGERVPTLARLCAETTVPLDIELKRPGESVCRGPLPPADRDAARERWQPFVDRVCDTLGDRDVRFSSFCEGALAAVRARDADAALAPLCRRLDVGRTLADRYDATAIHASLAAVRGGVDIDRTCNVWTLRTWREARDAVAAGADGLIADYPGLQQWLEA; this comes from the coding sequence GTGACGACGACCATCGCCCACCGCGGGTTCGCGGGCGTCAACCCGGAGAACACCGTCGGCGCCGTCCGCGCCGCGAGCGCCGCGGGCGCCGACCGCGTCGAAATCGACGTCGTCGCCTGCGCGGACGGGACGCCCGTCGTCTTTCACGACGCCCACCTCGACGACGACGGCGAGAGTCGCGGCGTCACCGACGGCTCTGGCGCCGTGCACGACCTGTCACCCGAGACGGTGACGGCCGCGAGCGTGTACGGTAGCGGCGAACGCGTTCCTACGCTCGCCCGCCTGTGTGCGGAGACAACGGTGCCGCTTGACATAGAACTGAAGCGCCCCGGCGAGTCCGTCTGTCGCGGCCCGCTTCCCCCCGCTGACCGCGACGCCGCCCGCGAGCGATGGCAACCCTTCGTTGATCGGGTGTGTGACACGCTCGGGGACCGAGACGTGCGCTTCTCCTCCTTTTGCGAGGGGGCACTCGCGGCGGTCCGTGCCCGCGATGCCGACGCCGCGCTTGCCCCACTCTGTCGGCGCCTCGACGTGGGCCGGACGCTCGCCGACCGCTACGACGCGACGGCGATTCACGCGTCGCTCGCGGCGGTTCGCGGCGGCGTGGATATCGACCGCACGTGCAACGTCTGGACGCTTCGGACGTGGCGCGAGGCACGTGACGCCGTCGCGGCGGGTGCCGACGGCCTCATCGCGGACTATCCGGGACTACAGCAGTGGCTCGAGGCGTAA
- a CDS encoding aminopeptidase: MDDRIRAHAETLVDWSARVDPGDEVVMRVAEGAHDLAVAVAAELGARGATLLATYGSDEVTRAYLRAHDDEFATPDAERALYEEADVYLSLGGGRNTTATADVPGERQGAYARAREDAREARMATDWVSTVHPTRSLAQAAGMSYEAYQDFVYDAVLRDWESLADEMGQLKDVLDAGSEVRLVTEDTDLTLSIENRTAVNSAASVAYDSHNLPSGEVFTAPADAEGHVTFDVPITVQGRRLRDARLVFEDGQVVDFSAAEGEDALAALLDTDAGARRLGELGVGMNRGITRPTDSVLFDEKMAGTVHLAIGRAYDACLPAGESGNESAVHTDLITRMDEGSRLLVDGEVIQRDGLFRWADGFES, encoded by the coding sequence ATGGACGACCGTATTCGTGCACACGCCGAGACGCTCGTCGACTGGAGCGCCCGGGTCGACCCCGGCGACGAGGTGGTGATGCGTGTCGCCGAAGGCGCCCACGACCTGGCCGTCGCCGTCGCCGCCGAACTCGGCGCCCGCGGCGCGACACTCCTCGCCACCTACGGCTCCGACGAGGTGACGCGGGCGTACCTCCGCGCCCACGACGACGAGTTCGCCACGCCCGACGCCGAACGCGCCCTCTACGAGGAAGCTGACGTGTACCTCTCGCTCGGCGGCGGCCGCAACACCACCGCTACCGCCGACGTGCCCGGCGAGAGACAGGGGGCGTACGCCCGCGCCCGCGAAGACGCCCGCGAGGCCCGCATGGCGACCGACTGGGTGTCGACAGTCCACCCTACGCGCTCGCTCGCCCAAGCCGCCGGGATGTCCTACGAGGCCTATCAGGACTTCGTCTACGACGCCGTCCTCCGCGACTGGGAGTCGCTCGCCGACGAGATGGGGCAGTTGAAAGACGTCCTCGACGCCGGGAGCGAGGTCCGTCTGGTCACCGAAGACACCGACCTGACCCTCTCCATCGAGAACCGAACCGCCGTCAACAGCGCCGCGAGCGTCGCCTACGACTCCCACAACCTCCCCAGCGGCGAGGTGTTCACCGCGCCCGCCGACGCCGAGGGTCACGTCACCTTCGACGTGCCCATCACCGTACAGGGTCGGCGCCTCCGCGACGCGCGCCTCGTCTTCGAGGACGGACAAGTCGTCGACTTCAGCGCCGCGGAGGGCGAAGACGCCCTCGCCGCCCTCCTCGACACCGACGCGGGCGCCCGACGCCTCGGCGAACTCGGCGTCGGGATGAACCGCGGCATCACCCGACCGACCGACAGCGTTCTCTTCGACGAGAAGATGGCAGGGACCGTCCACCTCGCCATCGGCCGGGCGTACGACGCCTGCCTCCCCGCGGGCGAGTCGGGCAACGAGAGTGCCGTCCACACCGACCTCATCACGCGGATGGACGAGGGGTCGCGCCTCCTCGTCGACGGCGAGGTAATCCAGCGCGACGGTCTGTTCCGCTGGGCGGACGGCTTCGAGTCGTGA
- the gnd gene encoding phosphogluconate dehydrogenase (NAD(+)-dependent, decarboxylating), with the protein MQLGVIGLGRMGQIVVERTLAAGHDVVAFDIDEEAVATAADAGAEPADSIPDLCDRLGSEKRIWLMVPAGDAVDAALEELEPHVDEDDIVVDGGNSHFEDSTRRAEATAAAYLDCGTSGGPAGAELGFSLMVGGPEAAYAELAPVFDAVATGPDGHDRMGPAGSGHYVKMVHNGVEYALMQAYGEGFELLHEGRYDLDLEAVARTWNNGAVIRSWLLELCEEAFREEGTDLGDVADHVAGGSTGTWTVQEALEREVPVPLIHQALAERFASRRDRFSRRLANRLRYGFGRHEVARED; encoded by the coding sequence ATGCAACTGGGCGTTATCGGTCTGGGTCGGATGGGACAAATCGTCGTGGAGCGAACGCTGGCGGCGGGACACGACGTCGTCGCGTTCGACATCGACGAGGAAGCGGTGGCGACGGCGGCGGACGCCGGCGCCGAACCCGCGGACTCGATTCCCGACCTCTGTGACCGACTCGGCTCGGAGAAGCGAATCTGGCTGATGGTGCCGGCGGGCGACGCCGTCGACGCGGCGCTAGAGGAACTCGAACCCCACGTCGACGAGGACGACATCGTCGTCGACGGCGGCAACTCTCACTTCGAGGACTCGACGCGTCGGGCGGAGGCGACAGCGGCCGCCTACCTCGACTGCGGGACAAGCGGTGGGCCCGCGGGCGCCGAACTGGGCTTCTCGCTGATGGTCGGCGGGCCGGAGGCGGCCTACGCCGAACTGGCGCCGGTCTTCGACGCGGTGGCGACGGGGCCGGACGGTCACGACCGCATGGGGCCGGCGGGGTCGGGTCACTACGTGAAGATGGTCCACAACGGCGTGGAGTACGCGCTGATGCAGGCCTACGGAGAGGGGTTCGAACTGCTCCACGAGGGGCGGTACGACCTTGACCTCGAAGCCGTCGCCCGGACGTGGAACAACGGCGCCGTCATCCGCTCGTGGCTGCTCGAACTCTGTGAGGAGGCGTTCCGCGAGGAGGGGACGGACCTCGGGGACGTGGCCGACCACGTCGCTGGCGGGTCGACAGGGACGTGGACGGTCCAAGAGGCGCTGGAACGCGAGGTGCCGGTGCCGCTCATCCACCAGGCGCTCGCGGAGCGGTTCGCCTCGCGGCGCGACCGCTTCTCGCGGCGCTTGGCCAACCGCCTGCGCTACGGATTCGGACGCCACGAGGTCGCTCGCGAGGACTGA
- a CDS encoding 2Fe-2S iron-sulfur cluster-binding protein, whose amino-acid sequence MVEVNLVGLGAGALLTLTAVALHLSKGTGWTPTTDISQEVLEHRAESVPETEFPEPMNRAIGAGGGGAVPAGGAGEDGAELEGGAESAEEAGPWDLSDDEADTFEIEYAKEGSTVEVKENETVLEAGEDEGWDMPYACRQGQCVSCAGQITSGGNAEDYVVHDDQQMLDDNELGDGYTLTCVAYPKDDFTIETGEAP is encoded by the coding sequence ATGGTCGAGGTTAACTTGGTGGGTCTGGGGGCGGGTGCGCTCCTGACGCTCACCGCCGTCGCGCTCCACCTGTCGAAGGGGACGGGGTGGACGCCCACCACGGACATCAGCCAAGAGGTGCTCGAACACCGGGCCGAATCGGTGCCGGAGACGGAGTTCCCGGAGCCGATGAACCGCGCCATCGGCGCCGGTGGCGGCGGCGCCGTCCCTGCGGGTGGCGCCGGCGAAGACGGTGCCGAACTCGAAGGCGGGGCCGAGAGTGCCGAGGAAGCAGGTCCGTGGGACCTCTCCGACGACGAGGCCGACACCTTCGAAATCGAGTACGCGAAAGAAGGGTCGACGGTCGAAGTCAAAGAGAACGAGACGGTCCTCGAAGCCGGCGAAGACGAGGGCTGGGACATGCCCTACGCCTGCCGACAGGGCCAGTGTGTCTCGTGTGCCGGACAGATCACCTCCGGCGGTAACGCCGAAGACTACGTCGTCCACGACGACCAGCAGATGCTCGACGACAACGAACTCGGCGACGGCTACACGCTCACCTGCGTCGCGTACCCGAAAGACGACTTCACCATCGAGACGGGCGAAGCGCCCTAA
- a CDS encoding bacteriorhodopsin, producing the protein MLGTTTTWATLGAIGMALGTLPPLWGWRTDPDRRTHYLVLAGVTGVAAVAYTLMAFDIGAVSASGRVVSIPRYVDWLITTPLILLFLAMLGETGRGSLLRLIVADVLLLVLGAVAVVIAGPIRWIAFAGGVFAFGVLVYELYGRIPRQATFSNERTRTLFITLRNLTIALWTLYPVVWILAPSGISLLTRDMTMLVIAYLDLISKAAFVALAVDGLATLAEDDAVDSEATPTAD; encoded by the coding sequence ATGCTCGGAACGACTACGACGTGGGCGACGCTCGGCGCCATCGGCATGGCGCTCGGAACGCTCCCACCCCTCTGGGGGTGGCGAACCGACCCCGACCGACGGACGCACTATCTCGTCCTCGCGGGGGTGACGGGCGTCGCCGCCGTGGCCTACACCCTGATGGCGTTCGACATCGGGGCGGTGTCGGCCTCGGGCCGTGTCGTCTCCATTCCCCGCTACGTCGACTGGCTGATTACGACGCCGCTCATCCTCCTCTTCCTAGCGATGCTCGGCGAAACCGGCCGCGGGTCGCTGCTCCGCCTCATCGTCGCCGACGTGCTCTTACTCGTCCTCGGCGCCGTCGCCGTCGTCATCGCTGGCCCGATTCGCTGGATCGCGTTCGCGGGCGGTGTCTTCGCGTTCGGCGTCCTCGTGTACGAGCTCTACGGCCGCATTCCGCGGCAGGCGACGTTCTCGAACGAGCGCACCCGCACACTCTTCATCACGCTCCGCAACCTCACCATCGCGCTGTGGACGCTCTACCCCGTCGTCTGGATTCTCGCCCCGTCGGGCATCAGCCTGCTCACCCGCGACATGACGATGCTCGTCATCGCCTACCTCGACCTGATTAGCAAGGCGGCCTTTGTCGCGCTGGCGGTGGACGGACTGGCGACACTCGCCGAGGACGACGCCGTCGACAGCGAAGCGACGCCCACGGCGGACTGA